One Dromiciops gliroides isolate mDroGli1 chromosome 3, mDroGli1.pri, whole genome shotgun sequence DNA segment encodes these proteins:
- the LOC122746478 gene encoding E3 ubiquitin-protein ligase TRIM68-like — protein MATKEITESLQNMLTCHVCQAYLKDPVEADCGHSVCQSCLSPSRGVSTPTSCRTCKEISEPRSLIATLRRRGKLPFFSKRRPYTFKRYLQKPEGPPRKCDRHQEDKKLFCANDKTLLCESCSQSPEHKTHNILTIKEAAKGCRGKLRENLKRVYENLKDVHKLIIDEKKIPRTWAVVLTEQVEMTRKSFEQNFQEISEFLSEQEEEVHSLVELNEEENEMFEQLKENEEQQVIQNREKKRMSKLQLLEYKNDLREMGIALEEKAVMADTDLLQDSEDILSKSQSLLFQMPEPFTPKLSDSYCMHLRQFLRKFQESRLLQCNYPYELPDDDRKRTFTFADLSSGQMYAIYTSGSLHYMNGRDISITQLSLSMDDISEEEDYPLFTCYCLPIERERASSDFSPNPSIEWH, from the exons ATGGCAACGAAAGAGATTACTGAAAGTCTCCAGAATATGCTCACCTGCCACGTTTGTCAAGCCTATCTCAAGGACCCCGTGGAGGCTGATTGTGGACACAGTGTTTGCCAATCTTGTCTCAGTCCCTCCAGGGGAGTTTCTACACCTACCTCTTGCCGTACATGCAAGGAAATCTCCGAACCAAGAAGTCTTATTGCCACtttaaggagaaggggaaaactaCCTTTCTTTTCGAAAAGAAGACCATATACCTTCAAAAGATATCTACAGAAGCCTGAGGGACCCCCCAGGAAGTGTGACAGACACCAAGAGGATAAGAAGTTGTTCTGTGCTAATGATAAGACCCTACTCTGTGAGTCCTGTTCACAGTCCCCGGAACACAAGACTCACAACATCCTCACCATAAAAGAGGCTGCTAAGGGCTGTAGG GGAAAGCTCCGGGAGAATCTGAAACGTGtatatgaaaatttaaaagatgTTCACAAGCTAATTATTGATGAGAAGAAGATACCTCGGACATGGGCTGTTGTGTTGACA GAacaggtagaaatgacaagaaaatcATTTGAGCAAAATTTTCAAGAAATAAGTGAATTCCTGAGTGAGCAAGAAGAGGAGGTCCACAGTCTGGTGGAGCTGAATGAGGAGGAGAATGAAATGTTTGAGCAGCtaaaggagaatgaggaacagcaagtaatccaaaacagagagaaaaagaggatgagCAAGCTCCAACTGTTAGAGTACAAGAATGACCTGAGGGAGATGGGCATAGCACTGGAAGAAAAGGCTGTGATGGCAGATACAGATCTTCTGCAG gATTCAGAAGACATATTGAGCAA GAGTCAGTCGCTGTTGTTTCAAATGCCAGAACCTTTCACACCAAAACTGAGTGATTCTTACTGCATGCATTTAAGACAATTTCTGAGGAAATTTCAAG AATCGAGACTGTTGCAATGTAATTATCCATATGAACTACCAGATGATGACAGGAAGAGGACTTTCACATTTGCAGATCTATCCTCTGGTCAGATGTATGCTATTTATACCTCTGGAAGTCTCCACTACATGAATGGGAGAGACATATCTATTACCCAACTGAGTCTGAGTATGGATGATATTTCTGAGGAGGAAGACTATCCCCTTTTCACCTGTTACTGTTTGCCAATTGAAAGGGAGCGAGCTAGTAGTGACTTCTCTCCTAACCCTTCAATAGAATGGCACTAG